From Mytilus edulis unplaced genomic scaffold, xbMytEdul2.2 SCAFFOLD_958, whole genome shotgun sequence, a single genomic window includes:
- the LOC139509456 gene encoding ATP-dependent DNA helicase RecQ-like: protein MGSAIAYCRFIFRNSNLHNCLYGALCSGQDEKVKATILTDLGKKVPRIRLVFCTSVIGMGFNSPSIDCVIHTKPPRNLSDFVQEIGRAGRDGRPARSILFYCKRDISNNVPEIKNDIVQYCNDDTCLRSCMLSQFGFEKGDMIDHECCMYCKESCTCIECEILRIEL, encoded by the coding sequence ATGGGCAGTGCAATTGCGTATTGtagatttatttttagaaattctaATTTACACAACTGTTTGTATGGTGCTTTGTGTAGTGGACAAGACGAAAAAGTCAAAGCCactattttaacagatttaggtAAAAAGGTTCCAAGAATCAGATTAGTATTTTGTACATCTGTCATTGGTATGGGTTTCAACTCCCCATCTATTGATTGTGTCATTCATACAAAGCCTCCCAGAAATTTATCTGATTTTGTTCAAGAAATAGGACGTGCTGGTAGGGATGGCAGACCAGCTAGGtcaatattattttattgtaaaagGGACATATCAAATAATGTACCagaaattaaaaatgatattgtgcaatactgtaaTGATGATACATGTTTACGTTCCTGTATGTTAAGTCAGTTTGGTTTTGAGAAAGGAGACATGATTGATCATGAATGTTGTATGTACTGTAAGGAGAGTTGCACATGTATTGAATGTGAGATTTTAAGAATTGAATTGTAA